In a single window of the uncultured Methanobrevibacter sp. genome:
- a CDS encoding 3'-5' exonuclease → MKVIYFDTETTGLQCSSCRIIELAMLIFEDGNLIDEYDKFVDIGEPLDKKITEITGITDDDLAQYGYDEGIIAQDLKDNLTPGTLMIAHNCQFDLSFIYYLLKRHFPDEADSIVKNMDWLDTLTVVKDRKEYPHKLIDAVEHYGIEKVNFHRAIDDTKALYQVTRALKNERNDLAEYINVFGYNPKWGVSGYRFDFIDYKSQNFTKFMVHESRILPRR, encoded by the coding sequence ATTAAAGTAATATATTTTGATACAGAAACAACCGGTTTACAATGTTCCAGCTGCAGGATAATTGAGTTGGCAATGCTTATATTTGAAGACGGCAATCTCATTGATGAGTACGATAAATTTGTCGATATCGGCGAGCCTTTGGACAAAAAGATAACTGAAATAACCGGCATTACAGATGATGATTTGGCCCAATACGGTTATGATGAAGGCATTATTGCTCAGGATTTGAAGGATAATCTGACTCCCGGAACACTGATGATTGCTCATAACTGTCAGTTTGATTTGTCTTTTATCTATTATCTGCTTAAAAGGCATTTTCCCGATGAAGCTGACAGTATTGTAAAAAATATGGACTGGCTTGATACACTGACAGTTGTTAAGGACAGAAAGGAATATCCTCACAAGCTGATTGATGCTGTAGAACATTACGGTATTGAAAAGGTAAATTTCCACAGAGCTATTGATGATACCAAAGCACTGTATCAGGTAACTAGGGCATTAAAAAATGAGAGAAATGATCTGGCCGAATACATTAATGTCTTTGGATATAATCCTAAATGGGGCGTTAGCGGATATCGGTTTGACTTTATTGACTATAAGTCTCAAAATTTCACCAAGTTCATGGTTCATGAAAGCAGGATTTTGCCGAGAAGATAG
- a CDS encoding queuosine precursor transporter, with amino-acid sequence MELNLTKTELYALLTGVFTASLIVSNIIAGKTFDFFSLTLPCGVIIFPVIYIVNDVLAEVYGYKKARNVILLGFLMNLVAVICYTVTIMLPAPVFFENSEAFNAVLGNTPRLLLASFAAYLVGSLVNAKVMVILKKWDDDKLFLRCIVSTLFGEGLDAIIFITIGFLGTMPGEALIVMIIAQALFKTVYEIIVYPLTRFVIVKVKGLPEI; translated from the coding sequence ATGGAACTTAACCTTACTAAAACAGAATTGTATGCGCTTTTAACCGGTGTTTTTACTGCATCACTTATAGTGTCAAATATCATTGCAGGCAAAACTTTTGACTTTTTCTCTCTGACGCTGCCCTGTGGAGTAATTATATTTCCGGTAATTTATATTGTAAATGACGTGCTGGCTGAAGTCTACGGCTATAAAAAGGCAAGAAACGTCATACTTTTAGGTTTTTTAATGAATCTTGTTGCAGTAATATGTTATACTGTAACAATAATGCTTCCTGCACCTGTATTTTTTGAAAACTCCGAGGCTTTCAATGCAGTTCTGGGAAATACTCCAAGACTTCTTTTAGCCAGTTTTGCAGCATATCTTGTAGGTTCACTTGTAAATGCAAAAGTAATGGTTATATTAAAGAAATGGGATGATGATAAGCTCTTTTTAAGATGCATTGTCTCAACACTATTCGGTGAAGGGCTGGATGCTATTATATTCATTACAATAGGGTTTTTAGGAACAATGCCTGGCGAAGCATTGATAGTGATGATTATAGCACAGGCACTGTTTAAGACAGTTTACGAGATTATTGTCTATCCTCTAACCCGTTTTGTTATAGTTAAAGTTAAAGGCCTTCCTGAAATTTAG
- a CDS encoding prephenate dehydrogenase, translating to MNVGIIGGSDGLGKTLIYYFRDEFTVYISGRDHKKGRSVADELGVNYIESNAGLANISDILIISVPIQHTSDVIREVAPFMKDGSVMIDVTSIKEEPSRTMREVLPETIEYIPTHPVFGPRTTELDNQVIVITADKKGKWYDRVYKYLASKNMRIIETTPEKHDFMMSIVQVLTHFSFISTAYAFEKLKVDISETEDYESPIYNLMIDVIARIVAQNPYLTYNIQSMNSNGPNIRNTFADAVLELRDVINNADEDEFVKIAIKATKNMGDIKNALGRSDKAISALSHEYSLLHKSVGKEVGLKHIYSGRIHVGILESVDGKTAVLKSGNKTKNLRIANIDVLSEDELHEWKLNNVKHEIQSISCVFSKNVNVNVIENTVLNMSNIIDIHLIDAYNGPQIDENSISLTFEVEALSKSDIENVKKLFTGFGGNIR from the coding sequence ATGAATGTTGGAATTATTGGAGGTAGTGACGGTTTAGGTAAAACCCTCATTTACTATTTTAGAGACGAATTTACAGTTTACATAAGTGGAAGAGATCATAAAAAGGGCAGATCAGTAGCTGACGAGTTAGGCGTCAATTATATTGAATCCAATGCAGGTCTGGCCAACATTAGCGACATATTGATAATATCAGTTCCAATCCAGCATACAAGCGATGTTATCCGTGAAGTTGCTCCTTTTATGAAAGACGGATCAGTGATGATTGATGTAACTTCCATCAAGGAGGAACCTTCCCGCACAATGAGAGAAGTTTTGCCTGAAACAATTGAATACATTCCAACACACCCTGTTTTCGGCCCAAGAACCACCGAACTTGACAATCAGGTTATTGTCATTACTGCAGATAAAAAAGGCAAATGGTATGACAGAGTTTACAAGTATCTGGCAAGCAAAAACATGAGGATTATTGAAACCACACCTGAAAAGCATGATTTCATGATGAGTATTGTCCAGGTTCTTACCCATTTCTCATTTATTTCTACAGCATATGCATTTGAAAAGCTGAAGGTAGACATCAGTGAAACCGAAGATTATGAAAGTCCAATTTATAATCTGATGATTGATGTGATTGCACGTATTGTTGCGCAGAATCCTTATCTGACATACAACATCCAGTCCATGAACAGCAATGGTCCGAATATAAGAAACACCTTTGCAGATGCAGTTCTGGAACTTAGGGACGTCATCAATAATGCGGATGAAGACGAATTTGTTAAAATAGCCATTAAAGCTACAAAGAATATGGGCGACATTAAAAATGCATTGGGTAGAAGTGACAAGGCAATTTCCGCTTTAAGTCATGAGTACAGCCTATTACATAAATCTGTCGGCAAGGAAGTTGGTTTAAAACATATTTACTCCGGAAGGATTCATGTCGGCATTCTTGAAAGTGTTGACGGCAAAACTGCAGTTTTAAAATCCGGAAACAAAACCAAAAACCTGCGCATTGCAAATATTGATGTTTTAAGTGAAGATGAACTGCATGAGTGGAAACTCAATAATGTTAAACATGAAATCCAATCAATCAGCTGCGTATTTTCTAAAAACGTGAATGTCAATGTTATTGAAAATACAGTATTGAATATGAGCAATATCATTGATATCCACCTGATTGACGCTTATAACGGTCCACAGATTGATGAAAATTCAATCAGTCTGACTTTTGAAGTTGAAGCATTGTCAAAAAGTGACATTGAAAATGTGAAAAAACTATTCACAGGTTTTGGCGGAAATATAAGATAA
- the glmM gene encoding phosphoglucosamine mutase — translation MSDKKRLFGTFGVRRTANDVLTPEFASRLAACYGTQIKGTVAVGGDPRTSTPMLKEAVKAGLLSSGCDVVDLGILPTPGVQYAVRKYYDGGVMITASHNPPQYNGLKFLDEFGIGIPDEMDIAIEKLYFDEEPDRVPFNEIGQIYHNDKIIDEYVDEAISKVDAEAIRNAKLKVVVDCGSGAGCLTAPYLIRKLGCEVTTLNAQVDGFFPGRDPEPIEENLQELISVVKELGADIGLAHDGDADRTICIDEKGNFVLGDKTFSLVEKQMLKENNGGTIVTTVATSQAIYDIADEYNGKVIATAVGDLLVARKLKDEDGLFGGEENGGLIFPDFVYGRDAVMTVAKILETVAKEKKPLSELVAELPVYYASKMKIECPDDEKEFVMNSIAEEIKTTTDFELDLTDGVKILKEDGWVIIRPSGTEPIFRCFAESDSQDKADEMTDWGIGLIKKYKK, via the coding sequence ATGTCTGATAAAAAACGATTATTTGGTACTTTTGGAGTTAGAAGAACTGCAAATGACGTATTAACTCCTGAATTTGCATCAAGGCTTGCAGCCTGTTACGGTACACAAATCAAAGGAACCGTAGCTGTTGGAGGAGACCCAAGAACATCAACTCCAATGCTTAAAGAAGCTGTAAAAGCCGGACTCTTGTCAAGCGGATGTGATGTCGTGGATTTAGGAATATTACCGACACCAGGAGTCCAGTATGCTGTGCGCAAATATTATGATGGTGGAGTAATGATTACCGCTTCACACAACCCTCCGCAATATAACGGTCTTAAATTTTTGGATGAATTCGGTATCGGAATACCTGACGAAATGGACATTGCAATCGAAAAGTTATACTTCGATGAAGAACCTGACAGAGTTCCATTCAACGAAATCGGACAAATCTACCACAATGACAAAATCATTGACGAATATGTGGATGAAGCAATTTCCAAAGTGGACGCTGAAGCCATCAGAAACGCCAAGCTGAAAGTTGTTGTGGACTGCGGATCCGGAGCAGGATGTCTGACTGCACCTTACCTGATTAGAAAACTCGGATGTGAAGTTACAACATTGAACGCACAGGTGGACGGATTTTTCCCTGGCCGTGATCCTGAACCAATTGAGGAAAACCTTCAGGAATTAATCAGCGTTGTAAAAGAGCTGGGTGCAGATATCGGTCTTGCACACGACGGAGATGCTGACAGGACAATCTGTATTGACGAGAAAGGTAATTTCGTTTTAGGAGACAAAACATTCAGCCTTGTTGAAAAACAGATGCTTAAGGAAAACAACGGAGGAACAATCGTAACTACAGTTGCAACTTCCCAGGCAATTTATGACATTGCAGATGAATATAACGGTAAAGTAATAGCTACTGCTGTTGGAGATTTGCTTGTTGCACGTAAACTCAAGGATGAAGATGGTTTATTCGGTGGAGAAGAAAACGGAGGTTTGATTTTCCCTGATTTCGTATACGGAAGAGATGCAGTAATGACTGTTGCCAAAATCCTTGAAACCGTTGCAAAAGAGAAAAAACCATTATCTGAGTTAGTAGCTGAACTTCCTGTTTATTATGCAAGCAAAATGAAAATCGAATGTCCGGACGATGAAAAAGAGTTTGTAATGAACAGTATTGCTGAAGAAATTAAAACCACTACAGATTTCGAACTGGACTTAACAGACGGTGTTAAAATTCTAAAAGAAGATGGTTGGGTAATTATCAGACCATCCGGAACAGAACCAATATTCAGATGCTTTGCCGAGTCCGACTCACAGGATAAAGCTGATGAAATGACTGACTGGGGAATCGGCCTTATCAAAAAATACAAAAAATAG
- a CDS encoding ATP-dependent DNA ligase, which translates to MKYQELVDVYSALEATTKRLEKTDIIAEYLKKLDSDTIEKVGLLILGVVFPAWSSEEIGIGGKLVERAVAEAVGTTQAAVEDAVRDEGDIGLACIKLYAKKSQMTFFSQPLTIDFVFNSLRKLSQISGSRSTNRKIAVILELLSQASATEAKYLTRTITEELRIGVGDGVVRDAIAQAFDIDKAVVERAQMLTNDFSVVARTAKEEGAAGLEKLNLTPGTPVKPMLAQLAPPLDEIIPEMGCAICETKYDGIRLQVHRNGDEIKIFTRRLENITHALPEIVELFNEHMPHEDFIVEGEVIATRNGKPLPFQNVLHRVRRKHNVEEAMENVPLKVFLFDVLYYKVPMIDEELFNRRQTLEEIVDTSVDEMNLSTMKVGKPDNIEELQELFESSIDGGHEGIMIKDCSAPYIPGLRGKKMLKYKAEPETLDMVVIGGTYGIGKRGDFVGSYLVALRDENDDFKSVAYAATGLDDATLEYLTGKMKELEISTKGREIKVEPKIVLEIAFSEIVESPEYETGYSLRFPVVKNIRKDKSPMDADTVERLLSMYNTGN; encoded by the coding sequence ATGAAATATCAGGAACTGGTTGACGTCTACTCCGCACTTGAAGCCACTACAAAAAGACTTGAAAAAACCGACATTATTGCAGAGTATCTCAAAAAACTGGATTCAGACACTATAGAAAAGGTAGGCCTTCTGATTTTGGGAGTTGTCTTTCCTGCATGGAGCTCAGAAGAAATCGGAATAGGTGGAAAACTGGTTGAAAGGGCAGTTGCTGAAGCTGTCGGGACAACACAGGCCGCTGTGGAAGATGCAGTTCGTGATGAAGGAGACATAGGTCTTGCATGCATAAAATTATATGCCAAAAAATCCCAGATGACATTCTTTTCACAGCCTTTAACAATCGATTTTGTTTTCAACAGCCTCAGAAAACTCTCACAAATTAGCGGTTCAAGGTCAACCAACCGTAAAATTGCAGTTATTTTAGAATTGCTGAGCCAGGCTAGTGCTACTGAGGCCAAATACCTGACCCGTACAATTACAGAAGAGCTGAGAATCGGTGTGGGCGACGGTGTTGTTCGTGACGCAATAGCTCAGGCTTTCGATATTGACAAGGCAGTTGTTGAAAGAGCCCAGATGCTTACAAATGATTTTTCAGTTGTTGCACGTACCGCAAAAGAGGAAGGTGCAGCAGGACTTGAAAAACTTAACCTTACACCTGGAACACCTGTCAAACCTATGCTTGCCCAGCTTGCACCGCCACTGGATGAAATCATCCCGGAAATGGGCTGTGCAATTTGTGAGACAAAATATGACGGAATCAGGCTCCAGGTTCACAGAAACGGTGATGAAATCAAAATATTCACACGCAGGCTTGAAAACATTACCCATGCACTTCCCGAAATTGTTGAGCTTTTCAACGAGCACATGCCTCATGAAGACTTTATCGTGGAAGGAGAAGTGATAGCTACCCGCAACGGCAAGCCTCTGCCTTTCCAGAATGTTCTGCACCGTGTGAGAAGAAAGCACAATGTAGAGGAAGCTATGGAAAATGTGCCTCTTAAAGTCTTTTTGTTTGACGTGCTCTACTATAAGGTTCCGATGATTGACGAAGAGTTATTTAACAGAAGACAAACCCTTGAAGAGATTGTTGATACATCAGTTGATGAGATGAACCTCTCTACAATGAAAGTCGGAAAGCCTGACAATATCGAGGAGCTTCAGGAACTCTTTGAAAGTTCAATCGACGGTGGCCATGAAGGAATCATGATTAAGGACTGCAGTGCACCATACATTCCGGGTTTGAGAGGTAAAAAAATGCTCAAGTACAAGGCAGAACCTGAAACACTAGACATGGTTGTAATTGGTGGAACCTACGGAATCGGTAAAAGAGGAGATTTTGTCGGATCTTATCTTGTTGCACTCAGAGATGAAAATGATGACTTTAAAAGCGTTGCATATGCTGCAACAGGCCTTGACGATGCAACCCTGGAGTATCTCACCGGAAAAATGAAAGAGCTTGAAATTTCAACAAAAGGCCGTGAAATTAAAGTTGAACCGAAAATCGTTCTTGAAATTGCATTTTCAGAAATTGTTGAGTCTCCGGAATATGAAACTGGTTATTCCCTGAGATTCCCGGTCGTTAAAAATATCAGAAAAGATAAAAGTCCGATGGACGCTGACACAGTTGAAAGACTTCTTTCAATGTATAACACCGGAAACTAA
- the thiC gene encoding phosphomethylpyrimidine synthase → MTQKSEAQKGNITPEMEYVAEYENIDVNKLVRLIDKGLVVIPKNVNGHSKPCGIGEGLKTKINANIGSSSKIDDIDLEINKAKLAQEYGADALMDLSTGSDLKLFRKKIMEAVDICIGTVPIYEAGVVTLSKNKEIIDMDPDDIFKAIENQAKEGVDFMTLHCGITKDLVQKLKNANRMMGIVSRGGTFMASWINHNDMENPLYENYDYLLELSYEYDITLSLGDGLRPGCLADASDIPQIQELVNLGTLVKRAQDANVQVMVEGPGHMPLNQIKANMEIQKTICHGAPFYVLGPLVTDIAPGYDHITGAIGGAIAASSGANFLCYVTPAEHLSLPSLEDVKEGVIASKIAAEAADVAKGLDSAWDRERAMAKARKEFNWEEQFDLALDKSKPRTYRDKCELDDDEMCAMCGEYCAVKIAKGDF, encoded by the coding sequence TTGACTCAGAAAAGTGAAGCGCAAAAGGGCAACATCACTCCTGAAATGGAATATGTTGCAGAATATGAAAATATTGATGTTAATAAGCTGGTCAGACTGATTGACAAGGGACTGGTTGTAATACCTAAAAACGTTAACGGTCATTCAAAACCTTGCGGTATCGGAGAAGGCCTTAAGACCAAAATCAATGCAAACATAGGTTCATCCTCTAAAATCGATGATATCGACCTTGAAATCAACAAGGCGAAACTTGCACAGGAATACGGTGCAGATGCACTTATGGACCTTTCAACAGGTTCTGATTTGAAACTTTTCAGAAAGAAAATCATGGAAGCGGTGGACATATGCATAGGTACCGTACCTATTTATGAAGCGGGAGTCGTTACTCTTTCCAAAAACAAAGAAATTATTGATATGGACCCTGACGATATCTTTAAGGCCATAGAAAATCAGGCAAAAGAAGGAGTGGACTTCATGACACTTCACTGCGGAATTACCAAAGATCTTGTTCAAAAGCTTAAAAACGCAAACAGGATGATGGGAATTGTAAGCCGTGGAGGAACATTCATGGCCTCATGGATTAACCACAACGACATGGAAAACCCGTTGTATGAAAATTATGATTATCTTCTGGAATTATCCTACGAATACGACATTACCTTATCACTGGGTGATGGTTTAAGACCGGGATGCCTGGCAGATGCAAGCGATATCCCTCAAATTCAAGAACTTGTAAATCTGGGAACTCTGGTTAAAAGAGCCCAGGACGCTAATGTCCAGGTAATGGTTGAAGGTCCGGGACACATGCCGTTAAACCAGATTAAGGCAAATATGGAAATTCAAAAGACAATTTGTCACGGCGCTCCGTTTTATGTTTTAGGACCTCTCGTAACAGATATCGCACCGGGATATGACCACATTACAGGAGCTATCGGAGGAGCGATTGCAGCATCATCCGGAGCAAACTTCTTATGTTACGTAACACCTGCCGAACACCTGTCACTTCCAAGCCTTGAAGACGTCAAGGAAGGAGTAATTGCATCAAAGATTGCTGCTGAAGCGGCTGATGTTGCAAAAGGACTCGATTCAGCATGGGACCGTGAACGTGCAATGGCAAAAGCCAGAAAGGAATTTAACTGGGAAGAACAGTTCGACCTTGCACTAGACAAATCAAAGCCTAGAACCTACCGTGACAAATGCGAACTTGACGATGATGAAATGTGTGCAATGTGCGGAGAATACTGTGCAGTTAAAATAGCTAAAGGAGACTTCTAA
- a CDS encoding OB-fold nucleic acid binding domain-containing protein: MEITDDKLLRIALITSLIGIIGMLIFTPSIEVKKVKIEDINRGMIDEEVSIDCVVTDIGQSASKSSYFLTINDGTGQMQLIIFESQASELQTKSLSIEDFKNKKVTVTGKITEYKSNLELILSSGDSLRIIA, from the coding sequence ATGGAAATTACGGACGACAAATTATTAAGAATAGCTTTGATAACTTCTCTTATCGGAATAATAGGCATGCTCATCTTTACTCCGAGCATTGAAGTTAAAAAAGTTAAAATAGAAGACATAAACCGTGGAATGATAGATGAAGAGGTAAGCATCGACTGCGTCGTTACAGATATCGGCCAGTCGGCTTCAAAAAGCAGTTACTTTCTAACAATCAATGACGGGACAGGGCAGATGCAGCTGATTATTTTTGAAAGTCAGGCATCAGAGCTTCAAACGAAAAGTCTCAGCATTGAGGACTTTAAAAATAAGAAGGTAACGGTTACAGGAAAAATTACAGAGTATAAGTCCAATCTGGAGCTGATTTTATCCAGCGGAGACAGTCTGAGAATAATTGCCTAA
- a CDS encoding CDC48 family AAA ATPase: protein MAENEITLKVAEAISQKDVGQGVARLDPNVMDDLNIRERELIEIVGDKKTAAIALPSQTDIGLGVIRIDGLVRKNSGATIGGEVTIKKTKATEAKKVVLAPIEHNIRVQGDVRGLFAGKVMVQGDIIGSQIRAPRPRMGFNSIFDDLMDYTPAMKEIKFAVISTNPKDIVIVGPNTEVQLHEAPVDVSKVEGVGNLVDVSYEDIGGLKEEVKKVREMIEIPLKRPELFEKLGIAPPKGVLMHGPPGTGKTLLAKAVASESDAHFIAINGPEIMSKYVGGSEENLREYFEEAEENSPSIIFIDELDAIAPKREETNGEVERRTVAQLLTLMDGLKSRGQVVVIGATNRPDSLDPALRRPGRFDREIEIGVPDTDERKEVLEIHTRNMPLADDVDLDKIANTTHGFVGADLESLCKEAAMRVVRRILPEIQNDEEIPKEVMEKIVVTGDDFKNAQKEIQPSALREVLVQIPDIKWDDIGGLEDVKQELKEAVEWPLKHPETFQHMGIRPPKGTLLYGIPGTGKTLLAKAVASESEANFISVKGPELLSKWVGESEKGVREVFRKAKQAAPTVIFFDEIDAIAGARSGNDTDSGVTKRVVNQLLTEMDGLEELQDVAIIAATNRPDILDAGLMRPGRFDRHIQVKEPDEEARLAIFKVHTKDMPLKDDVDLEKLAKNTEGYVGADIESVCREAAMLTLRNDLEAKEIPYKYFKEAIEKVKPGHKGEDEQLVQYM, encoded by the coding sequence ATGGCAGAAAATGAAATCACACTAAAAGTTGCAGAAGCAATTTCGCAAAAAGACGTTGGTCAGGGAGTAGCCAGACTTGATCCAAACGTTATGGATGATTTAAACATCCGTGAAAGAGAATTGATCGAAATTGTTGGAGACAAGAAAACTGCAGCTATCGCTCTTCCTTCCCAAACCGATATCGGCCTTGGAGTAATAAGAATTGACGGATTAGTACGTAAAAATTCAGGAGCAACTATCGGTGGAGAAGTCACAATCAAAAAAACTAAAGCAACTGAAGCTAAAAAAGTTGTTTTAGCACCAATTGAACATAACATCCGTGTACAGGGAGATGTGCGCGGTTTATTTGCCGGAAAAGTAATGGTTCAGGGAGACATCATCGGATCACAGATTAGAGCACCAAGACCAAGAATGGGCTTTAACAGCATTTTCGATGACCTGATGGACTATACCCCGGCCATGAAAGAAATCAAATTTGCAGTAATATCAACAAATCCAAAAGACATTGTAATTGTCGGTCCGAATACTGAAGTGCAGCTGCATGAAGCTCCGGTGGACGTAAGCAAAGTCGAAGGTGTCGGAAACCTTGTTGATGTAAGCTATGAAGACATCGGCGGTTTAAAAGAAGAAGTTAAAAAAGTAAGGGAAATGATTGAAATTCCTTTAAAAAGACCTGAACTCTTCGAGAAATTAGGAATTGCACCACCAAAAGGAGTATTGATGCACGGACCTCCAGGTACCGGAAAAACATTACTTGCTAAAGCTGTAGCAAGTGAAAGTGATGCCCATTTCATTGCAATAAACGGGCCTGAAATCATGAGCAAATATGTCGGCGGATCTGAAGAGAACCTGAGAGAATACTTCGAAGAAGCTGAGGAAAACTCACCTTCAATCATATTTATCGATGAACTGGATGCAATTGCACCTAAAAGGGAAGAAACCAATGGTGAAGTTGAAAGAAGAACCGTTGCTCAACTTTTAACTTTAATGGATGGTTTAAAATCCCGTGGCCAAGTTGTAGTAATCGGTGCAACCAACAGACCGGATTCACTTGATCCCGCACTTAGAAGACCTGGAAGATTCGACCGTGAAATAGAAATCGGAGTTCCAGACACTGACGAGAGAAAAGAAGTGCTTGAAATTCACACAAGAAACATGCCTCTTGCAGATGACGTTGATTTGGATAAAATCGCAAATACCACCCACGGTTTTGTAGGAGCAGATCTTGAGTCATTATGTAAAGAAGCGGCAATGAGAGTAGTAAGAAGAATACTGCCTGAAATCCAAAACGACGAAGAGATTCCAAAAGAAGTAATGGAAAAAATCGTTGTAACAGGCGATGACTTTAAAAATGCACAAAAAGAAATTCAGCCTTCCGCACTAAGGGAAGTACTGGTACAGATTCCGGACATCAAATGGGATGACATCGGCGGTCTTGAAGACGTTAAACAGGAACTTAAAGAAGCTGTTGAATGGCCTTTAAAACATCCTGAAACCTTCCAACACATGGGAATCAGACCTCCAAAAGGAACCCTCCTTTACGGAATTCCAGGAACAGGTAAAACCCTTCTTGCAAAAGCAGTGGCAAGCGAAAGTGAAGCAAACTTCATTTCAGTAAAAGGTCCAGAACTTCTATCCAAATGGGTAGGAGAATCCGAAAAAGGTGTTCGTGAAGTATTCAGAAAAGCAAAACAGGCTGCACCTACAGTGATCTTTTTCGATGAAATAGATGCGATTGCCGGTGCCCGTAGCGGAAATGACACTGACAGTGGCGTTACAAAAAGAGTCGTTAACCAATTATTAACCGAAATGGACGGTCTTGAAGAACTTCAGGATGTTGCAATCATTGCAGCAACCAACAGACCTGACATTTTAGATGCAGGCCTTATGAGACCTGGAAGATTCGACAGACACATACAGGTTAAAGAACCTGATGAAGAAGCAAGACTTGCAATCTTTAAAGTACATACAAAAGACATGCCTTTAAAAGACGATGTAGACCTCGAAAAATTAGCTAAAAATACAGAGGGATATGTCGGAGCAGACATTGAATCAGTATGCAGAGAAGCCGCCATGTTAACTTTAAGAAATGATCTTGAAGCAAAAGAAATCCCATATAAATACTTTAAAGAAGCAATCGAAAAAGTGAAGCCAGGGCACAAAGGCGAAGATGAACAGCTAGTTCAATATATGTAA
- a CDS encoding methanogenesis marker 8 protein, with the protein MVEDKHVIETLGKVRVVIENGEITEVGSSEMKYCPMFHAMHKVDELNEEFIRKNINFRIKDFGMCTPERVIEMDDLVTVGISEILKTNMENGSIDCVVGACDGAGTVIMTNPRVVQGVGGRVSGLVSTTPIREVIEKLEEKDSIVLDPQTAELNQLEGLKIAIEKGYKNIAITVIPSPMIEELRQYPVDDDVNVYIFIAHTTGATAQEAQMMFENGDIVTACASKEVSDYADEHKPYYYGLKVPIFCASEDGRRFLDNRLKKINKPLTTNEYPRNKDDAPNKLL; encoded by the coding sequence ATGGTCGAAGATAAACATGTAATTGAAACTTTAGGAAAAGTTAGGGTAGTTATTGAAAACGGAGAAATTACAGAAGTGGGATCATCTGAGATGAAATACTGTCCGATGTTTCATGCAATGCATAAGGTAGATGAGCTCAACGAGGAATTCATCCGCAAAAACATCAATTTCAGAATCAAGGATTTTGGAATGTGCACACCTGAAAGGGTTATTGAAATGGATGATCTGGTGACTGTGGGAATTTCAGAAATCCTTAAAACAAACATGGAAAACGGAAGTATTGACTGTGTTGTCGGAGCATGCGACGGTGCCGGAACCGTAATCATGACAAATCCCCGTGTAGTGCAGGGAGTTGGCGGAAGAGTATCCGGTCTTGTAAGCACAACACCGATTCGGGAAGTCATTGAAAAACTTGAAGAAAAAGACAGCATTGTATTAGATCCTCAAACTGCTGAGCTCAACCAGCTTGAAGGACTTAAAATCGCAATTGAAAAAGGATATAAAAACATTGCAATAACAGTCATACCTTCACCTATGATAGAAGAACTTCGCCAGTATCCTGTAGATGATGACGTTAACGTCTACATATTCATTGCGCACACTACCGGCGCAACAGCCCAAGAGGCTCAGATGATGTTTGAAAACGGAGATATCGTTACAGCATGCGCATCAAAAGAAGTAAGCGATTATGCAGATGAGCACAAGCCTTATTATTATGGACTTAAAGTGCCGATATTCTGCGCCAGTGAAGACGGAAGGAGATTTCTGGACAATCGTTTAAAAAAAATTAATAAGCCTTTAACAACTAATGAGTATCCAAGAAACAAGGATGACGCTCCAAATAAACTATTGTAA